One stretch of Lucilia cuprina isolate Lc7/37 chromosome 6, ASM2204524v1, whole genome shotgun sequence DNA includes these proteins:
- the LOC111682329 gene encoding homeobox protein 2 has translation MSHLLKRTKKSCIKLIRKLSTKQIFLKRLEEEDISTDIEPSVEATEKPNNQNSNTTPKNAVTRSYQRQSSKKEAKDSPKHKQNKNGKTLKHLDEDDDEEDETPDTDILQSLTSKLFLTADGYEFQRLEQLRSDTASEIIPFDANYTNTHNNIKKPPSSFADDINLEVVFEKVKYKEDVRYFRHTPSTASLDNYFINDQELNLITSNNTHTSNCPNGNSENNNSNNNISNNNHNHNNNNNSNAINLNNPIFTNRGLEMTHHNYFNSQHNHHHLNNHLLPVNVSLGCKSDGNYHQFIIGQERDCFYKLTPVVKWDINGNSLEDDMDNFHCFSINSNNSPAKSSLRSSSTTLETWLEDE, from the coding sequence CTCATACGTAAATTGTCTACAAAACAAATATTCCTTAAACGTTTAGAAGAGGAAGATATCTCCACCGATATTGAGCCATCGGTAGAAGCAACCGAAAAACCGAACAATCAAAATTCCAACACAACACCGAAAAATGCAGTGACAAGATCATATCAACGTCAATCGAGTAAGAAGGAAGCCAAAGATAGTCCCAAACATAAACAGAATAAAAATGGCAAAACATTAAAACACTtagatgaagatgatgatgaggaGGATGAAACTCCCGATACGGATATTTTACAAAGTTTAACATCTAAACTCTTTCTAACAGCCGATGGTTATGAATTTCAACGTTTAGAACAATTGCGCAGTGATACCGCCTCGGAAATTATACCGTTTGATGCAAACTACACCAATACacataataacattaaaaaaccgCCATCATCATTTGCCGATGACATAAATCTAGAGgttgtttttgaaaaagtcAAGTACAAAGAAGATGTGCGTTACTTCCGTCATACACCGTCCACAGCCAGTTTAGATAATTACTTTATTAATGATCAGGAATTAAACCTCATTACTAGCAACAATACCCATACCAGCAACTGTCCCAATGGCAATAGtgaaaataacaacagcaacaacaatattagcAACAACAATCATAatcacaataataacaacaacagcaatgctattaatttaaataatccaATTTTTACCAATAGAGGCCTTGAAATGACGCATCATAATTACTTTAATTCCCaacataatcatcatcatcttaATAATCATTTGCTTCCAGTTAATGTTAGTTTAGGTTGTAAATCCGATGGCAACTATCATCAATTCATAATTGGTCAGGAAAGAGATTGCTTTTATAAATTAACTCCCGTTGTTAAATGGGATATAAATGGAAATTCTTTGGAAGATGATATGGATAATTTTCATTGCTTTagtataaattcaaataattcacCGGCTAAATCAAGTTTACGCTCAAGTTCGACCACATTGGAGACCTGGCTGGAAGATGAGTAG